aaaaaaatgttgcatttctACATACCTGTAAACCAGGACTTTCGAGAAGTGGTTAGGGAGAGAGCAAGCTGCAGTTGACGGCCACTTAATGTCCCAATATGTTGTTTGTACAGATTCCCACATTGTGAGATTACAGGAGGTATACAATCTTGTGGCCTTagagtgatttttgttttttctttcggGGGGGTTTCTCAGCTGTTTATCGAGGATCAGATGTATTTACTAAGACAAGACATCCTTTCaccattcttcttctttctttttttttttttttttataatcctTAAGCTGTCAAAGTTACAGAATGTTGATGGCTTCAGTGGCTCTATAGGAGACGGTCTTCTTCTGTTGAAAGAGGTTGTTTTTATCATGAATATTTTGGATCATTGTTACTGATTACAGTGTAACACAGTATATAATCCTAAAGGAGTGGCTGGGAGTTGGACAGTCCTTTTTGAGAAGTCTAAAGTGCTAAATCGTTTCCCACTGCAGTGCTTTTGCCGATTGCAGGCCAAAGCTGAGTCAACACTTTCTTGACTCTGCAACACACTAACAATTGCCTTTTTATCCAAATATTATGTGATTGGTGTGTAACAATGGATGTCTGTCATGTCATTGGGTTTAGCCTTAAGTATGTGTGGCTACACGAATTATCACTGTAGTACTAAATGATATTGTAACAAGAAATTTCTTTTATCTATGAACTCTGAACGTACTATGTGGAAGTCTTTGGTGGTCAGACAGCACAGAAAAGTTCAATGGGCAAAGTTGGTGCCTGTTGAGTTTTTCAAACTCGATCCTTTCTGTGATGGGTGAGGTCCACATTtataacacacatgcacatgtatcAAGATATcatcttttgtttgttaaaaggAAGTAAAAGATAGTTTAAACAGTAGAGGTTGATTTCAGGTGACTGGTCTCAATCGAATCTCActgattttaaaagtttgttttttcttgaagGTCCAGATGAGTTTTTGACTGAATGTGGAGAACGAAGACTGGAGCATCTACTTTGTAGGATGAGGAGATGTTTGAGTTTGATACAAATTAGTAGCAGATTATTGGGTGATTATcaaatgatttgtttgttttttttaaccaaaagtATTACTGGGAAGATTTCTTTAAATGGTCCGTTGATAGCAAGGCAATGTTTTATGTGTGCAAAGATGGACTTACAGTTTTAAGTGACTTGAGAAGATAAGGTAAAACCTAGCAGCAGTGATGGGGCCAAGTTTGAGAAATGCATTAAGTTGCTCTTGAAACACTATTCCAAATCTGTGGAAGGGGAAACTGCTGGTGCGAGCACATACTGAAAATGGCTAAAGGGCAATACAGTATATAGTTAGTGTCTCTTGTTAATAactttgtcatttattgtttttagtaTTATCAATCTCATCGTTAAAATGCAATAGAATCCTTAAGTCTGAGATCATTTGTTTATAAGATTGAgggttttggtttttatgtttgtttttgtgtgtttgtgtgtgtgtgtgtttttttccagacAAATCTCCGGATTTGTCTGGAAAtttctcatcacatttttaagATCATTTcaaggaccttttttttttattctgatgaAATTGTAAACACTggagtgaaaggaaaaaaggcaaaaaaagaaatattgatattttttccTTCAGACTGTACTAGATTTTAGGTTTTAGACAAAGCCGGTTTTCTCCTCAACATGACACAGAAGGCAGACAGAACAATTTGGATCAGTACAGTTGAGAGCCCAGTCTGTTATTTTGACCTTAGAGGCAGTAGTACCACAAGAAAATGTTTCCTTTCTTATAAAAAGTCCCTGGTATTTGTAGTAAATTATCATGATAATGGTATTAGATGAACAACAGCATAACAGTAGCTATCACAGAttagttgttttctttattagtcTTGCATGCAGAGTTGCGGTCCTCAGTTACGGTAGGATCTTGATATTGATTATTTTGTGTAGGAAAACGAGTGCATAAGAATAACTTCCTAAAAAAGTGTTACAATGATTATTGTAAAATGGGCTAACTAATATGTACCCTTGTGATCCAATTTGTTTCAACTGTATGAAAATCAGAGGAGAGGCTTCTTACTATtatgctaaaaataaaagaatttgtAAAGGAAATTGTGTTATGGCATGATTTACAGTCTACACACGACAGAGTagagaaaatattgtaaatatggTTTAATGAAATATGGACTTCAAAACTCATTCTTGTTATACAAGTTTTACAAGGATTGTGGTCTTAtggtcagattttttttaaatgtagcctcaaaaaaaaacctcacattAACAGGAGTAGATATACTCTAAAGTGGCAGTTTCTAGCTTTCAGTTTTCCTGTCAACCCATCTTTAGGAGGAGACACAGGGGACAAAAGAACACTAGAACTTCAGACACGGTTCACTGTGATCATTGTGACTGTTTTTAAACATCACACTCACTGTGAGCTGTGACAGCAGCCTGATTGAGCTCTGGAACATCTGCTGATTATTAGCTGCTGTTTGGCACTTAGGCCTCCGAAAGATGAATCTGAACTAAAGCTGAAAGCTAGAAACTGCAACTCTAGTACAGGAAAGTGTTAGTTACAAGTTACTTTTTGCTAATAATTAGTTTTCATACTGAGAATCtttaactaaaaatatattatttaaccACCTGTATGAGCTTTACTAGCGGTGCTGTTTTTTCCAGAACAACCTGCTAGTTAACTTTGGCTCTCATATTTAATAAGTGAtggttgttgggtttttttgccttttacttttttgtaagTTTGTAACATTTGTAAGTTATACAAGACTTGTACAATTGTTAACagtattaaaagttaaatacaTAGTTTTCTTAGTTGACTACTTTAACTTTTGGTACGTAGAGTACTTACAATAAATGTTAAGCATTTACTGTGTATACATTGTTTTGTGAAGAaactgtgtgacacacacacacacacacacaccactcttCAAAGCTCTAGGCCAATGTCctacaggagaaaacatggTTTATAACCTTTacatcattttaaacacattttaatgatttttcttccaaaatatttgatttgtaatgttagtttttatgcattGGAGcatgttgtttatttatgtttaggaaaacaaatacacttttGTTAAATacttcaaaattattttgaaacaaaatatACCAGTGCTGAGAATGGTAGAGGCTGTTATTAGTGTAAAACCTATATTGGACTGTAGAAGCGAAGAACGCAAATGAAGGCCTATTATTAAGTCAATTAGGTTATTTTCAATCACCATATTGTTGCTGGTGAAGTAATTAAGAGGTAGCACGGAGTACAACTGCAACTACAATCCTACATTTGCATCCACCTCACACTTCAGTGCGTCAACAGACGACAATGATGGAAACACATCAGACCTTTTACTGTTGGCTGCGCGCACACACGCTGCCGTTCTCGGCTGCAATGACACCGGTGTTGCGGTAGAGGGCAACAGCTGCTTGTGTTGCTGCTCACAGGAAGATACCGAAGAAAACATTACTAGGTGTCGGAGGAATCTTCATGATTATCAAAAACTTGAGCCAGACCTTCGTAGAAGCTGGGAAGGCGTAACGTTACGGTTACGTCTTTTCCTGACAAACCGGAACTAGTGTAATACGTCAGCGTTTGAAAATGTTGGATAATAACACAACTATACATGAATCGACGGCGTGTGCAGATGGAGAGAAGCAATTGGCTTTGTGTGGGTCTAGTAAACCAGCCCCCGAGCTCAACGCGACGCCCTCCTCCAGGTTTCTGCAGGTCGAGCTGGAGCTGAACCTCCACCTCCGTGGACTCACCTTCAGCGAGCCTGTCCGCTACATCTACAACCCTCTAGAGTACGCCTGGGACACCCACCGCTGCTACGTGCAAAGGTACTGCCAGGGCGGACAAAGGGTCCTGTTTCTGGGGATGAATCCAGGACCTTTCGGCATGGCACAGACTGGGGTGAGCTCCGCATTAGGACTTggacatttgcttttatttagcgtTAAGTTAAACCGTCAGGTCTACATTGATTTACATTGTTGCAGTTTTGTCTCACCTGAAAACACGACACACCTGTCATACGTCATTTTTCGCTTCCTGCCCTTTCTACGTGCGAGTTCGCACCTTTGAAGAACCGGTGTGCGTGTTTCCTTTTGCTCCTTAGAATTTACCTGCTTCTAGAGTTGACATACATtagatttttattcatttgttttcaagCGATCAAATGAGTGATCAACTAATGTCTGTTCCCTAATGACAGCTTCAATAATCTACTTTTCTTTGCATAGGTCCCTTTTGGTGAAGTGAGGTCAGTTGTTGATTGGCTGAAGATCACTGGAGAGGTCGGTCATCCTGATAATGAGCATCCTAAGCGGCGGATCACAGGCCTCGCCTGCACTCAGAGTGAAGTGAGTGGTGCACGTTTTTGGGGCTTCTTTAGGAAGCTGTGTGGTGACCCAACCCTGTTCTTCCGTAGCTGCTTTGTGCACAACTTGTGCCCACTGATTTTCATGAGTGCCAGTGGGAAGAATCTAACCCCCCCTGAGTTGCCAGCAACTGAGCGAGAGACCCTCCTGACCCTGTGTGACACTGCACTGTGCGAGGCGGTGAAGGTACTGGGTGTTTCCATGGTGATCGGGGTTGGACGGGTGGCAGAGCAGCGAGCACGGCGAGCTCTCACTGCTGCAGGTATCGGGGTGCGTGTCGAGGGCATCATGCATCCGTCGCCTAGAAACCCACAAGCCAATAAGGGCTGGGAGGAAATAGCCCAAGTTAAACTGACAGAACTGGGTGTCCTGTCTTTGCTGAGCAAAACGTGAGCCCATCAGAGGAGTTTAAGGGATTGATCAATGCTTCACTGTAATACTGAGAACTGCAGGCGTACATATGTCCTCCCAAGCGGCGGCAAGAAGAGCTTGTAGTACACTACTGCTGTAAACATATCTGTCCAGCATCTGCCGTAACCTTTTTCTCATGCTAAAAtctgtcttttcattttaacagtGGTACTGTGTGCAGACCAGTGCCTGGAGTGTGGCATACAGTTCAGGGCTACGCTTTCTGAAAGCATTTCTACAATAAGCTCTGGGTATTCAAAAACAGGCCTATACTTAAAAAGGGTGTTCAGCCTCACCAACAACAAATCAGTATCTCAGTCCAAATATTACTAATTATCTcataaaattagttttaactGCAAATACTATTTACCGTCAAAATGTAAGTCTAGGCTTTGATAGCCCCTGTGAATGTTACAGAGGATGTGACAAAGTTGAGTAATTGTTTATTACAaagaatattttgtaaaaaaaaaacatgttggacTACTGTGGATGACTACCCTTTTGATTTCCTAAAACATTCACTGTGATGTTTTGACGATGTATTCTGTTCATATATACtttccacaatttttaataCTCAGTTTTCTTCTTGGCTCTGTACTCATGGCATTAAGGGTTTCTTTTGAAACtcatattaaagaaaaatgaatgactTTCTACCTCTGGTACTCCAAAGATAAACGTCTCCTGACAACAAGGGGTAATATTTTGCATGCTGCTAAATGTTGCCATACCATGCAGGTAAGCTGATGGGATGAGAGTTTGAGGTTTCCAGACAgatggacaaaaacattttgacatattgcagtaacattaaaatgaaagatgTGTAAATTAATTTAGCTGACTAAGTTCTAGGATCTTAATTTGTGCTGATTTGCAGTCATTGGTTGTTCATTTATAtctgtgcttttcctgctgtgACAAGTCAAAGTGTTTGCTGTGAAAAAAGGCGTATCTCCGTTTATTTTGGAAATCCCCAAACATGCAACAAACATTACATGTTGAATGTGAGTTTGTGCTAAAACTACACCATCAAGTGGTCACAGGAGGGACTGCAATTCTTGTGCAATCAGGtatgaaggaagaaaaaaaaaaccttatatATACATAGACTCTTCTCTTTTAAAGCTATAATTAAGTtactgaaacacagacaaaaacaatgaaaaatacagATATTTGTTGTGTCTGCcagtgcttctgtttttttggtGTATATATCAGTCACACTTTGGAGTTCTGCGGATTTTATGAGTAGAGTAGTAGTAAAGTGTATTCACGTTAGCTATTATGACGAGAAATGTTCACGCTT
This genomic interval from Channa argus isolate prfri chromosome 5, Channa argus male v1.0, whole genome shotgun sequence contains the following:
- the smug1 gene encoding single-strand-selective monofunctional uracil-DNA glycosylase 1 translates to MLDNNTTIHESTACADGEKQLALCGSSKPAPELNATPSSRFLQVELELNLHLRGLTFSEPVRYIYNPLEYAWDTHRCYVQRYCQGGQRVLFLGMNPGPFGMAQTGVPFGEVRSVVDWLKITGEVGHPDNEHPKRRITGLACTQSEVSGARFWGFFRKLCGDPTLFFRSCFVHNLCPLIFMSASGKNLTPPELPATERETLLTLCDTALCEAVKVLGVSMVIGVGRVAEQRARRALTAAGIGVRVEGIMHPSPRNPQANKGWEEIAQVKLTELGVLSLLSKT